In Miscanthus floridulus cultivar M001 chromosome 8, ASM1932011v1, whole genome shotgun sequence, the sequence AGCAGTTGCATTGGAGGTCAGAGCCACCGGAATCCCCTTCGTCTTCGCTCCATGCCTGGCGGTATGCATATGTAGTGCAATTAACATCTCATCACGCTAAATTGCTAAAATAATATAGAGTAAATGTGTATAACTCTTGATcgtttaactttgatttttgtgtAGGTGTGCAGAGACCCTCGGTGGGGCCGGTGCTACGAGAGTTTCAGCGAACACCCGGAGCTAGTGCAGAACATGACCTCCATCATCTCCGGCTTCCAGGGTGAGATCCCGGCGAGTGGCCGCCTCGGCGCGCCCTACGTTGCCGGGCAGCACAATGTGGCGGCGTGCGCAAAGCACTACGTCGGCGATGGCGGCACCACCAGGGGAATCAACGAGAacaacacagtggccaccttccACGAGCTGCTTGGCATCCACATGCCGCCCTACTACACCGCCGTCATTCGGGGTGTCTCCACCATCATGGTTTCCTACTCAAGCTGGAATGGCGTCAAGATGCACGCCAACCGCTTCCTCGTCACCGACTTCCTCAAGACCAGGCTCCGTTTCAGGGTACAAATGTGCAACTCTTTTTTTCCGAGGAAATGATTTCATTATAGTATTATTTATACTATACTTAAATAGCAGAACTCCACTAGATATTACAATTGTTTCTCTATTGCCACTAATGATGCTTTACTTTGGCTAAACATCGTGATTCAATAGCCATCAATAGTTTTAGCACCACTAATCCTGACCGAAGCATATATTTATTCTAGCTTTAGTCTAAAATACTATAATCTATGCCTCCCCATTAGGTTTTGCTATGTGTTGCTATAGTTTTTTATTGCTTTCTGAAGGAGGCTGCCGCTGCTAATATCTTAGCCCGCGATTAAAAACACTGTGTGCATGCTTAGCCTGGTGATCTCTAAGGTTGCAATAAGCCATTTTTTCCTCACATGTATATTTCAGGGTTTTGTGATCTCGGATTGGCTAGGGCTTGATAGGATCACAAACCCAGAACATGCCAACTACCTTCTGTCCATCAAGCTGGGCATCCTTGCTGGCATTGACATGGTAAGGAGAACCTACTACCGGCATTTGTATGCAGTATAACCTGGGTGTTTAACCATCATGCATCACTCCGACTGTTCCAGGTCATGATTCCATACAGGTACACAGAGTTCATCGACGACCTCACGTTGCTGGTGCAgaacggcaccatccccatgagCCGCATCGACGACGCCGTCCGCCGCATCCTGCGCGTCAAGTTCACTATGGGTCTCTTCGAGAACCCCTACGCCGACACCAGCCTCGTTGGCGAGCTCGGCAAGCAGAAGCACGGCGACCTGGCGCGCGAGGCCGTGCGCAAGTCTCTCGTCCTCCTCAAGAACGGCAAGCCCGGCGCCAAGCCACTGCTGCCGCTTCCCAAGAAGCCATCCTATGGCGGCAGCGTCCTCGTCGCTGGCAGCCACGCTGACGACCTCGGCAGCCAGTGCGGCGGATGGACAATCACCTGGCAGGGCCAAACGGGGAACAACCTCACCACCGGGACCACCATCCTCGACGGCATCAAGCGCGCCGTCGCCCCCAGCACCGACGTCGTCTACTCCGAGAATCCAGACGCGGGCTTCGTCCAGCAGAACAAGGCACGGTttgactacgccatcgtcgtcgtcggcgaGCCTCCCTATGCCGAGACGCACGGTGACAACCTGAATCTGACCATCCCTGCGCCAGGGCCAGACGTGATCCGGAACGTGTGCGACAGCATCAGGTGCGTCGTGGTGCTCGTCTCCGGGCGGCCGCTGGTGGTGGAGCCATTCATTGACGGCATGGACGCGCTGGTGGCGGCGTGGCTGCCGGGGACGGAGGGGCAGGGCGTCAGCGACGTGCTGTTTGGCGACTACGGGTTCACCGGGAAGCTGTCGAGGACGTGGTTCGGGTCCGTGGATCAGCTGCCCATGAACGTCGGCGATGCGCACTATGATCCACTGTTCCCGTTTGGGTTCGGCCTCGAGACACAGCCGTCTACATATTAGAGGGTAATAATCTCTATGGTCGTTGACACGATGGAAGTTTTGCAAAGTTTGCATGGTTCAAAATAATCTGAAGTAAATTCTTAGACTTCACGGTGAAATATCCAGAGAGTCACTGCCCCACGTCTCAAACCCACCTTCACTGtcagattttgaaccggcacaaccaaacCGACAGTAATAGGATGTTCACATCAGTGCCGGTTCTTATAAACCGGCAGTGATCACAATCGTCACTGTCGTTTCGTGACACGAGCCGGTAGTGTCCCGTTGAGCTAACACCGTCGGTTCCTGACATAAGCCGGCAGTGTTCTCTCGACCAACACTGCTGGTTCGTGACACAAGCCGGTAGTGTTCTCTTGACCAGCACACTGCTGGTTCGTgactcaaaccggcagtgttcccACATGATCACTGCCGGCACTTTGTTGAAGCCGACAATGCTGTGGCTACCATCATTGTCGGTTCGTTATAAGAACCGGCAGTGCAAATGTATACCATCACTACCGGCTCTTGTAACAAACTAGTAGTGatatatttttttctaattttgtTATTTCTCAGGTTCCAGAGTGTCATTTGCATTTTAGTTTGCCATATATGCTTAGACGACCTACTTGATCCATGTGAGTAGTATTGTAGTAGACAATAATAAGCTCAGGGATAATGTAAAGGTGTCTCCTCGACATGATTGTATTCTTGTGCTGGATTCTTGCTTATTAAAAAAAACGAAACAGACAGGAGAGCTATCAATTCTATTTAAAAGAAGATGAACCCAGACTCGGTAAATACAACTGAAATACAATATCACGATGAGACCACAAAAGGTCAAGCTAAACTAATAATTAATAACAACAAACGTAATCCGGTTTCATTGAGACATCAACAGGAGCTGCACAACAAAACCACACCATCGAGCCACACCACTACCAAGTCGATTCACCACGATCGTCACTGCTTGCGCCTTGCCAATAAAAACGATGTCTCACACCTAGCAAGCAACTACCATGCACAGCAATCCGCAGCAAGGTCGCTGCAAGCTGTCTAGTTGCTGAACCAATGTTGCCGCTTGCGCCTATCTGTCGACATGCGTTGTCCGCACCGGACCATCCTCTGCAAGGATAGCTGCCGTAGGCCGCTGCAAAGCACGAAACCGATGCATGAACAACAGCATTCAACAGCATTCGGTCGGCGACTATGTAGCTCCTCGCATCCATGTTGCCTCGCTAAAGATTACACACATCAAACCGGCCGACTCGAACAACCAATCTAAAGGCATCCGCGCAAGCCAAAGCAATAATGCGGTTCTATTATTAAGCCATCATGTGCCGCATCGATCTCTTGCCAACTTTGTGGGCACCTCTAGTCATCTAGTGTGCATGGCGCCACCTTGCCGTTGCTCAACAACTACCACTCAGGAGCTCGGCCGCTAAGCTGCCTGGTCTCACCATTCACAGGACTCATCGCTGCATCCAAAATATTGCCTGTGTCGTCCTCATATATCCACCAATATTACCGCGGGCGCCACGGCACAGCCAACCCCTAAATTACGACCTCAGCCACCGAGGTCCTAACCTGTTTCTGTAGATCCTCAACCCTGTCCCCGTCCGCTCTCGTCCAGAGCCTTGGCTTGTCTCTGTCCCTACCGCCCCGAGGATCACCGTCCCCGTCTCCGCCCTCGCCCCTCCTCTCCATCGCCCCACAGCGAGCTTCGCCAAATCCCTGTCCATTGCCTCGGTTTATGAAGACAGTTTATCTTGATAACTTTGAAGACAGATTACGATCTGATGATGATGACTTATGAATGATTGATAAGTATCTATTTTATATATTGTAGATGGATCAGGATCAGAACTATACATATGTTTTATGTCCTCTTGCGACCATACTCTGTCGCAGTGCTAGCTGACATATATAGTAGCGCAGGCCGCAGGGCAGTTGCTGAGTTGCAGAGATGTGGACGTCCGGAGAGAAGCATGCTCTCGTGTATATAACAGTTCAATAATGGCAAAGGCTCTATCTCCATCCAGCAAATTTATTTATTCTTCAATTTTGTTTTCCAAACTCCTAGGAAAAATTAAACTGCAAATTGACGTGTTTAGGGCGaagttgtcagatttttatacaaCCACTAGGTCGTACCAATGTAGCCCATAAATATGTACACAGCAGAGAGGTACCGGCGCCAAGACTACTCCACTCTTGAGACGACAGTAGCTGTAGTGTGGTGGCAGCGAAGCTTGTTAGTTGTGACTGATGATACAGCTCAAGCTGCAGCAGCAATAATAAGACACCATACTACAGCAAGTGGtaataagcatcattcatgcatgtCTTTTTGCTTCTTCCCTATATGTGATTAGTTGTGTGATCCTTACTACTGTAAGTGATTGACGCCAACGATGGAGATGCAGAAGATGAGCCGTCGGCGCAGTTGTAGCCGCAG encodes:
- the LOC136471023 gene encoding uncharacterized protein, whose protein sequence is MTLAEKIGQMSQIDRENATAGVISKYFIGSVLRGGGSVPAAGAPPEAWVEMVEEIQRAAVSSTRLGIPVMFGIDAVHGHGYVYKATVFPHNVGLGCTRDTELARKIGAAVALEVRATGIPFVFAPCLAVCRDPRWGRCYESFSEHPELVQNMTSIISGFQGEIPASGRLGAPYVAGQHNVAACAKHYVGDGGTTRGINENNTVATFHELLGIHMPPYYTAVIRGVSTIMVSYSSWNGVKMHANRFLVTDFLKTRLRFRGFVISDWLGLDRITNPEHANYLLSIKLGILAGIDMVMIPYRYTEFIDDLTLLVQNGTIPMSRIDDAVRRILRVKFTMGLFENPYADTSLVGELGKQKHGDLAREAVRKSLVLLKNGKPGAKPLLPLPKKPSYGGSVLVAGSHADDLGSQCGGWTITWQGQTGNNLTTGTTILDGIKRAVAPSTDVVYSENPDAGFVQQNKARFDYAIVVVGEPPYAETHGDNLNLTIPAPGPDVIRNVCDSIRCVVVLVSGRPLVVEPFIDGMDALVAAWLPGTEGQGVSDVLFGDYGFTGKLSRTWFGSVDQLPMNVGDAHYDPLFPFGFGLETQPSTY